A window from Prinia subflava isolate CZ2003 ecotype Zambia chromosome Z, Cam_Psub_1.2, whole genome shotgun sequence encodes these proteins:
- the LOC134563979 gene encoding serine/threonine-protein kinase PAK 3-like isoform X3 produces the protein MDGGSLAEVVRKKRMDVGHIATVCRECLQGLAFLHANQVIHRDIKSANILLSRDGAVKLADFGLCTWLTPEHSKRKSVVGTPRWMAPEVVRGEPYGPKVDIWSLGIVGIHMAKRETPYIRLNSARAMYLISTQGAPDVHTLRLPAALRDFLGCCLQMDVDRRGSAKELLQITWAPAM, from the exons ATGGACGGAGGCTCTTTAGCTGAGgttgtcagaaagaaaaggatggaTGTAGGACACATAGCAACAGTCTGTCGCGAG tgcCTGCAAGGCCTGGCTTTCCTTCATGCCAACCAGGTGATCCACAGGGACATCAAAAGTGCCAACATCCTTCTGAGCCGGGATGGCGCCGTCAAGTTGG ctgaTTTTGGCCTCTGTACTTGGCTCACCCCTGAGCACAGTAAACGGAAGTCCGTGGTCGGCACCCCTCGCTGGATGGCACCCGAGGTGGTGAGAGGAGAGCCATACGGCCCCAAAGTGGACATCTGGTCCCTTGGCATCGTGGGAATACACATGGCCAAAAGAGAGACTCCTTACATTCGTCTAAACAGTGCCAGG gCTATGTATCTGATAAGCACGCAGGGGGCACCAGATGTGCACACGCTCAGGCTGCCCGCTGCCTTGCGTGACTTtctgggctgctgcctgcagatggaTGTGGACAGGCGAGGCTCTGCCAAGGAACTTCTGCAG ATCACATGGGCCCCTGCCATGTAA
- the LOC134563979 gene encoding serine/threonine-protein kinase PAK 1-like isoform X2, with protein MDGGSLAEVVRKKRMDVGHIATVCRECLQGLAFLHANQVIHRDIKSANILLSRDGAVKLADFGLCTWLTPEHSKRKSVVGTPRWMAPEVVRGEPYGPKVDIWSLGIVGIHMAKRETPYIRLNSARAMYLISTQGAPDVHTLRLPAALRDFLGCCLQMDVDRRGSAKELLQVQLVLVPPGGPPWHWI; from the exons ATGGACGGAGGCTCTTTAGCTGAGgttgtcagaaagaaaaggatggaTGTAGGACACATAGCAACAGTCTGTCGCGAG tgcCTGCAAGGCCTGGCTTTCCTTCATGCCAACCAGGTGATCCACAGGGACATCAAAAGTGCCAACATCCTTCTGAGCCGGGATGGCGCCGTCAAGTTGG ctgaTTTTGGCCTCTGTACTTGGCTCACCCCTGAGCACAGTAAACGGAAGTCCGTGGTCGGCACCCCTCGCTGGATGGCACCCGAGGTGGTGAGAGGAGAGCCATACGGCCCCAAAGTGGACATCTGGTCCCTTGGCATCGTGGGAATACACATGGCCAAAAGAGAGACTCCTTACATTCGTCTAAACAGTGCCAGG gCTATGTATCTGATAAGCACGCAGGGGGCACCAGATGTGCACACGCTCAGGCTGCCCGCTGCCTTGCGTGACTTtctgggctgctgcctgcagatggaTGTGGACAGGCGAGGCTCTGCCAAGGAACTTCTGCAG GTCCAGCTGGTGCTAGTCCCCCCAGGTGGACCACCCTGGCACTGGATCTAG
- the LOC134563979 gene encoding serine/threonine-protein kinase PAK 3-like isoform X1: protein MDGGSLAEVVRKKRMDVGHIATVCRECLQGLAFLHANQVIHRDIKSANILLSRDGAVKLADFGLCTWLTPEHSKRKSVVGTPRWMAPEVVRGEPYGPKVDIWSLGIVGIHMAKRETPYIRLNSARAMYLISTQGAPDVHTLRLPAALRDFLGCCLQMDVDRRGSAKELLQHPFLKLAEPLFSLFWQPDCCHPCSKVVQAAQGHLMSWRKEPLRTGRNLEERGARKQAAIRAGKERWHLLFSHLLILLLNFCLGQHCWGSQSHY from the exons ATGGACGGAGGCTCTTTAGCTGAGgttgtcagaaagaaaaggatggaTGTAGGACACATAGCAACAGTCTGTCGCGAG tgcCTGCAAGGCCTGGCTTTCCTTCATGCCAACCAGGTGATCCACAGGGACATCAAAAGTGCCAACATCCTTCTGAGCCGGGATGGCGCCGTCAAGTTGG ctgaTTTTGGCCTCTGTACTTGGCTCACCCCTGAGCACAGTAAACGGAAGTCCGTGGTCGGCACCCCTCGCTGGATGGCACCCGAGGTGGTGAGAGGAGAGCCATACGGCCCCAAAGTGGACATCTGGTCCCTTGGCATCGTGGGAATACACATGGCCAAAAGAGAGACTCCTTACATTCGTCTAAACAGTGCCAGG gCTATGTATCTGATAAGCACGCAGGGGGCACCAGATGTGCACACGCTCAGGCTGCCCGCTGCCTTGCGTGACTTtctgggctgctgcctgcagatggaTGTGGACAGGCGAGGCTCTGCCAAGGAACTTCTGCAG CATCCATTTCTCAAATTAGCGGAGCCTCTCTTCAGCCTCTTCTGGCAGCCTGATTGCTGTCATCCCTGCAGCAAAGtagtgcaggcagcacaaggaCACCTCATGAGTTGGAGAAAAGAGCCTCTGAGGACAGGAAGAAATCTTGAGGAGAGAGGGGCCAGGAAACAGGCAGCCATCAGAGCGGGAAAGGAAAGGTGgcatctccttttctcccactTGCTCATCCTCCTTCTAAATTTCTGCTTAGGACAGCATTGCTGGGGGTCACAAAGTCACTATTAA